The following proteins are encoded in a genomic region of Magnolia sinica isolate HGM2019 chromosome 1, MsV1, whole genome shotgun sequence:
- the LOC131217180 gene encoding pentatricopeptide repeat-containing protein At3g24000, mitochondrial isoform X1: MEWESFSLKMHCPSPPPPLRRLLFRTINLPTFQSRFGIRKNPIFIRTDRPKWSPNALQIVESAPTIDAEVSRRRAGFDSKLVLIKYSSMLQDCAAKKSIDDGRAVHAHLLKSGADPDSHLWNSLVNMYAKCGSVVRARRVFDEMPQRDVVSWNALIAGFVEEGDGSEGVLLFCKMCREGIRPNGFVFATGLKACSKCSDLDFGEQVHGKAIKFGLVSDLFVGSALVDLYAKCGEMKLGEKVFFHMPVHNPVSWNALLNGYVRIGDEEQVLELFYRMTDSETRLSKFTLSSVLKGYAGLQNVREGRAIHSLLIKTGSELDAYLSSSLVDMYSKCGLAEDAYKVFDRIEDPDVVAWSSMISCLDQQGCSTQAAGLFSKMGRMGVRPNQYTLTSLVSVATDIGDQQYGESIHAYIRKLGFDIDIAVGNALVTMYMNFGAVQDGWRMFDAMTDRDTISWNALLSGFHSGNGCMEGLGIFNRMLVECFRPNQCTFISILRSCTNLSTAGYGGQVHAHIIKNGLKNDSLVGTALVDMYAKCGCLENAFLVLKGLDERDVFTWTVFISGCAQTNQGEKAIGCFRQMQREGVSANGFTFASCLRACSSIASLENGRQLHSWVIKSGQLGDGFVGSALIDMYGKCGCLKDAEAAFSELVQRDTVLWNTIICGYSQHGYGEKALKAFQCMVDEGISPDEVTFVGVLSACSHVGLVEEGQKHFDSLSTVYGITPTIEHYACMVDILGRAGKLDEVKHLIEKMALVPTALIWQTVLGACRRHMDVEFGEIAAEKLFEIEPHMDSTYILLSNIYAAAHRWADVVKVRALMSSQGVKKEPGCSWIEVDGQVHVFLPQDGSHPKTREIYRKLKELGEQLTLAGYIPNTDHVLHNVAEAEKKECLLYHSERLALAYGLISTKHGKSIRIFKNLRICGDCHNAIKLISGIMNREIVIRDVSRFHHFQNGSCSCRDYW; the protein is encoded by the coding sequence ATGGAATGGGAGTCGTTCTCTCTTAAAATGCATTGCCCATCACCTCCACCTCCTCTTCGTAGACTCCTTTTCCGAACCATCAACCTCCCCACCTTCCAATCCCGTTTCGGAATCCGGAAAAATCCCATTTTCATACGTACTGACCGACCCAAATGGTCGCCGAACGCCCTTCAGATAGTCGAATCAGCTCCTACGATCGATGCGGAAGTTTCCCGTAGAAGAGCTGGTTTTGATTCCAAGCTAGTTTTGATTAAGTACTCCTCGATGCTGCAGGACTGCGCGGCGAAGAAGTCTATCGACGATGGAAGAGCGGTCCATGCGCATTTGTTGAAGAGCGGTGCGGACCCAGATTCCCATCTTTGGAACTCTTTGGTGAATATGTATGCTAAGTGCGGCAGCGTCGTCCGCGCGCGGcgcgtgttcgatgaaatgcctcaGAGAGATGTGGTTTCTTGGAATGCGTTGATTGCCGGGTTTGTAGAGGAAGGAGATGGTAGCGAGGGTGTTCTTTTGTTTTGCAAGATGTGCAGGGAAGGGATTCGGCCAAATGGGTTTGTTTTCGCCACGGGTTTGAAAGCTTGTTCAAAGTGTTCGGACTTGGATTTTGGGGAGCAGGTGCATGGCAAAGCGATAAAATTTGGGTTGGTATCAGATTTGTTTGTGGGCTCTGCTCTTGTCGATCTCTACGCTAAATGTGGAGAGATGAAGCTGGGAGAGAAAGTGTTTTTCCACATGCCTGTACACAATCCCGTTTCTTGGAATGCGTTGCTTAATGGGTATGTTCGGATTGGTGATGAGGAACAGGTCCTGGAGTTGTTTTATAGAATGACAGACTCGGAGACAAGACTGAGCAAGTTTACTTTATCCAGTGTTCTTAAGGGCTATGCGGGTTTGCAAAATGTGAGAGAGGGTCGAGCAATTCATTCTCTGTTAATTAAGACAGGATCCGAGCTCGATGCATATTTGAGTAGTAGTCTTGTTGACATGTATTCAAAGTGTGGATTGGCGGAGGATGCATACAAGGTCTTTGATAGAATAGAAGATCCGGATGTGGTCGCTTGGAGTTCTATGATATCTTGTTTGGATCAGCAAGGATGTAGTACTCAAGCAGCCGGACTTTTCAGCAAGATGGGAAGAATGGGTGTTAGGCCGAATCAATATACTCTTACTAGTCTTGTTAGTGTGGCTACTGATATTGGTGATCAGCAATATGGTGAGAGTATCCATGCTTATATTAGGAAACTTGgatttgatattgatattgctgtCGGTAACGCTCTTGTTACAATGTATATGAATTTTGGGGCTGTTCAAGATGGTTGGAGGATGTTTGATGCTATGACAGATCGGGATACCATTTCATGGAATGCTCTTCTCTCAGGATTCCATAGTGGCAACGGCTGCATGGAAGGGCTAGGAATTTTCAACAGAATGCTTGTGGAATGCTTCAGGCCTAACCAGTGCACATTCATCAGCATTTTAAGGTCATGTACTAATCTCTCAACAGCAGGCTATGGGGGTCAGGTTCATGCGCATATCATTAAGAATGGCCTCAAGAATGATTCTCTTGTAGGAACAGCTCTTGTTGACATGTATGCAAAATGTGGGTGCTTGGAAAATGCTTTTCTAGTTTTAAAAGGATTGGATGAACGGGATGTGTTCACTTGGACAGTGTTTATCAGCGGATGTGCACAGACTAATCAAGGTGAGAAAGCTATTGGGTGCTTCCGCCAGATGCAACGGGAAGGTGTGAGTGCCAATGGGTTTACATTTGCGAGCTGCTTGAGAGCTTGCTCGAGTATTGCATCTTTAGAAAATGGTCGCCAACTTCATTCTTGGGTCATTAAATCCGGGCAGTTAGGTGATGGATTTGTAGGGAGTGCACTGATTGACATGTATGGGAAATGTGGGTGCTTAAAAGATGCAGAGGCAGCCTTTTCTGAATTAGTGCAGCGAGATACAGTTTTATGGAACACCATAATTTGTGGGTATTCACAACATGGCTATGGAGAGAAGGCTCTTAAAGCCTTTCAGTGCATGGTAGACGAAGGCATCAGCCCTGATGAGGTTACCTTTGTTGGTGTTCTGTCTGCTTGTAGCCATGTGGGTTTAGTTGAGGAAGGGCAGAAGCACTTTGATTCGTTAAGTACAGTTTATGGAATTACTCCAACAATCGAACACTATGCTTGTATGGTAGACATCCTTGGTCGGGCAGGGAAACTCGACGAGGTCAAACACTTAATTGAGAAAATGGCACTCGTTCCCACTGCCTTGATTTGGCAGACAGTTCTTGGGGCTTGCAGAAGGCACATGGATGTCGAATTTGGGGAAATTGCAGCAGAGAAACTCTTTGAAATAGAGCCACACATGGACTCAACCTATATATTACTATCCAACATTTATGCAGCTGCGCACAGGTGGGCTGATGTTGTCAAGGTCAGGGCATTGATGTCCAGTCAAGGGGTGAAAAAGGAACCTGGCTGTAGCTGGATTGAGGTTGATGGTCAAGTTCATGTATTTTTGCCACAAGATGGCTCACATCCAAAGACGAGGGAGATATACCGGAAGTTGAAGGAACTGGGGGAGCAACTAACTTTAGCTGGGTATATTCCTAATACGGATCATGTGCTCCATAATGTTGCTGAAGCTGAGAAAAAGGAATGCCTTCTTTACCACAGCGAGAGGTTGGCCCTTGCTTATGGCCTAATAAGCACAAAGCATGGAAAATCGATCCGGATTTTCAAGAATCTCCGTATATGTGGAGACTGCCATAACGCAATCAAGCTAATCTCAGGCATCATGAACAGAGAAATAGTTATTCGTGATGTTAGCCGTTTCCATCACTTCCAGAATGGTTCTTGCTCTTGTAGGGATTACTGGTGA
- the LOC131217180 gene encoding uncharacterized protein LOC131217180 isoform X2 gives MARRIESMILLFALLISSIPISQSSKKPNPIARKEDVPYIKCQVCQKLASQLYQQVNRKQAQISPKKISEFQIIEITENICNLKKEEADWILRIDIVEKGDTLELVEQDVEGQCNSECKTVERACQEVMGYYDTDVAEFLFKSKPQIDSLVNFLCDELSKACFVKPPPVPKDRIPGEPFLPKSSKDAEMEKIMRSMEGMPGAPGMKMYSKDDLLNMKNFGDEDGDEDDEDDDGFPSKLGKVLSDKESTEKNWKQRIVKGLKDTGAEIKRRVNKASGLIQEWWRGKKAASRPSKAEL, from the exons atggcGAGGAGAATCGAATCCATGATTCTGCTTTTTGCTCTGCTAATCTCATcgataccaatctcacaatcctCTAAAAAACCAAATCCAATTGCTAGAAAAGAAGACGTTCCGTACATAAAATGCCAGGTCTGTCAAAAACTGGCAAGTCAGCTCTACCAGCAAGTCAACAGAAAACAGGCCCAGATCTCTCCAAAGAAG atttcaGAGTTTCAGATCATCGAAATTACGGAGAACATCTGCAATTTGAAGAAGGAAGAAGCAGATTGGATTCTACGGATTGATATTGTGGAAAAGGGAGATACCTTGGAG CTTGTTGAGCAAGACGTTGAAGGGCAGTGTAACTCGGAATGTAAGACAGTCGAGCGAGCTTGTCAGGAG GTAATGGGATATTATGATACTGATGTCGCTGAATTTCTCTTCAAAAGCAAACCTCAGATTGATTCGTTGGTGAATTTTCTCTGCGATGAGCTTAGTAAAGCATGCTTTGTCAAGCCACCTCCAGTTCCCAAG GATAGGATCCCAGGAGAACCTTTTCTACCAAAGTCATCAAAAGACGCTGAAATGGAAAAGATTATGAGGTCAATGGAG GGCATGCCGGGAGCACCAGGCATGAAGATGTATTCAAAAGACGATCTGTTGAACATGAAAAATTTTGGGGATGAAGATGGCGAcgaagatgatgaggatgatgatggcTTCCCTTCAAAATTG GGGAAAGTCCTGAGTGATAAGGAATCTACCGAGAAGAATTGGAAGCAGCGGATTGTGAAAGGGCTTAAAGACACTGGAGCGGAGATAAAGAGGCGTGTAAACAAGGCATCAGGTTTGATACAGGAATGGTGGAGGGGAAAGAAAGCAGCTTCTAGGCCTTCGAAGGCCGAGCTTTAG
- the LOC131217205 gene encoding probable protein arginine N-methyltransferase 1 → MGRRKGSNNKNNGSNNSSSSSSLNLQVTKMSVEEGEEVVAVESSNLHDSICETNEAIVGSDKTSADYYFDSYSHFGIHEEMLKDTVRTKTYQNVIYQNTFLFKNKIVLDVGAGTGILSLFCAKAGAKHVYAVECSHMADMAKEIIQANGFSDVITVLKGKVEEIALPVAHVDIIISEWMGYFLLFENMLNTVLYARDKWLISDGGIVLPDRASLYLTAIEDAEYKEDKIDFWNNVYGFDMSCIKKQSMMEPLVDTVDQNQIVTNCQLLKMMDISKMAPGDASFTAPFKLVAERNDYIHALVAYFDVSFTKCHKLMGFSTGPKSRATHWKQTVLYLEDVLTVCEGEAVVGSMTVAPNKKNPRDVDITLKYSLNGKRCQASRTQHYKMR, encoded by the exons atgGGCCGTAGAAAGGGCAGCAACAACAAGAACAACGGCTCTAacaatagcagcagcagcagcagcttgaATCTCCAAGTAACGAAGATGAGCGTCGAAGAAGGCGAAGAGGTCGTGGCCGTCGAGAGCTCCAATCTCCACGACTCCATCTGTGAAACCAACGAAGCCATCGTCGGCAGCGACAAGACTAGTGCTGATTACTACTTCGATTCCTACTCCCATTTCG GTATTCATGAA GAAATGCTAAAAGATACTGTCAGGACAAAAACATATCAAAATGTGATCTATCAGAATACCTTTCTCTTCAAGAACAAGATAGTTCTTGATGTGGGTGCTGGCACTGGAATATTGTCCCTTTTTTGTGCGAAGGCAGGGGCAAAGCATGTTTATGCG GTCGAATGCTCCCACATGGCTGACATGGCAAAAGAGATCATTCAAGCAAACGGATTTTCTGATG TCATAACAGTTTTGAAGGGAAAGGTTGAAGAGATTGCTCTTCCTGTTGCTCATGTGGATATCATCATTTCAGAGTGGATGGGCTATTTTCTACTCTTTGAAAATATGTTAAACACAGTTCTGTATGCACGTGATAAATGGCTT ATCAGTGATGGTGGAATTGTGTTGCCGGACAGAGCGTCTCTATATTTAACTGCTATTGAGGATGCTGAGTACAAAGAAGATAAGATTGACT TCTGGAATAACGTATATGGCTTTGACATGAGCTGCATCaaaaagcaatccatgatggaacCCCTCGTCGATACAGTTGACCAGAACCAAATTGTCACAAACTGCCAGTTACTCAAG ATGATGGACATTTCTAAAATGGCTCCCGGCGATGCCTCTTTCACCGCACCGTTTAAGCTCGTGGCAGAGCGCAATGATTACATCCATGCGCTTGTTGCATACTTCGATGTCTCATTTACAAAGTGTCACAAGTTGATGGGCTTCTCTACAG GGCCGAAATCACGGGCTACTCATTGGAAGCAAACTGTTCTTTACCTTGAAGACGTGCTAACGGTATGCGAGGGGGAGGCAGTGGTTGGAAGCATGACTGTTGCGCCCAACAAGAAGAACCCCCGTGATGTAGATATAACACTTAAGTATTCATTGAATGGTAAGCGTTGCCAGGCCTCTAGAACCCAACATTATAAGATGCGTTGA